One window of the Rhipicephalus sanguineus isolate Rsan-2018 chromosome 4, BIME_Rsan_1.4, whole genome shotgun sequence genome contains the following:
- the LOC119391394 gene encoding E3 ubiquitin-protein ligase TRIM37-like: protein MSHQGGDPSKNIVREFASDFEVGECWGYNRFFRLDLLASEGYLSGDTLLLRFEVRPPTFFHKCRDQQWYLAQLQAQQAS, encoded by the exons ATGAGCCACCAGGGAGGTGATCCGAGCAAGAACATAGTGCGTGAGTTTGCCTCAGACTTTGAGGTAGGCGAGTGCTGGGGCTACAACCGCTTCTTCCGCCTCGACCTCCTCGCCTCCGAGGGCTACCTCAGCGGAGACACCCTTCTGCTGCGCTTCGAG GTGCGGCCACCCACCTTCTTCCACAAGTGTCGGGATCAGCAGTGGTACCTGGCACAGCTGCAGGCACAACAGGCCAGCTGA